In one Umezawaea sp. Da 62-37 genomic region, the following are encoded:
- the dapD gene encoding 2,3,4,5-tetrahydropyridine-2,6-dicarboxylate N-succinyltransferase — MSTANVTGAYGVGLATVTPEGTVLDTWFPAPQLGEPPSVGTQLVSSVDVAGALGEEAAHLLGEDKERGVEVIGVQVSIASLADAPTDTYDVYLRLHLLSTRLVQPHGLSLEGQFGLLNNVVWTNFGPCAVDGFELTRLRLRTRGAVTVYGVDKFPRLVDYVVPSGVRIADADRVRLGAHLASGTTVMHEGFVNFNAGTLGASMVEGRISAGVVVGDGSDVGGGASIMGTLSGGGKEVISIGERCLIGANGGIGISLGDDCVVEAGLYITAGTKVTTDDGEVVKAGLLSGVPGLLFFRDSVSGAVKVKPRKGTGVELNAALHAND, encoded by the coding sequence GTGAGCACCGCAAACGTGACCGGCGCGTACGGCGTCGGACTGGCAACCGTCACGCCCGAGGGCACCGTCCTGGACACCTGGTTCCCGGCGCCCCAGCTGGGGGAGCCGCCGTCGGTCGGCACGCAGCTCGTGTCGTCCGTCGACGTCGCGGGCGCCTTGGGCGAGGAGGCCGCGCACCTGCTCGGTGAGGACAAGGAGCGCGGCGTCGAGGTCATCGGCGTCCAGGTCTCCATCGCCTCGCTCGCCGACGCGCCCACCGACACCTACGACGTCTACCTGCGCCTGCACCTGCTGTCCACCAGGCTCGTCCAGCCCCACGGCCTCAGCCTGGAGGGCCAGTTCGGCCTGCTGAACAACGTCGTGTGGACCAACTTCGGCCCATGCGCGGTGGACGGCTTCGAACTGACCCGCCTCCGCCTGCGCACCCGCGGCGCCGTCACGGTCTACGGCGTCGACAAGTTCCCCCGGCTCGTCGACTACGTCGTGCCGAGCGGCGTCCGCATCGCCGACGCCGACCGCGTCCGCCTCGGCGCCCACCTCGCCTCCGGCACCACCGTGATGCACGAGGGCTTCGTCAACTTCAACGCGGGCACGCTCGGCGCGTCCATGGTCGAGGGCCGCATCTCCGCCGGCGTCGTCGTCGGCGACGGCTCGGACGTGGGCGGCGGCGCGTCGATCATGGGCACGCTCTCCGGTGGCGGCAAGGAGGTCATCTCCATCGGCGAGCGCTGCCTGATCGGCGCCAACGGCGGCATCGGCATCTCCCTCGGCGACGACTGCGTCGTCGAGGCCGGGCTGTACATCACCGCGGGCACCAAGGTCACCACCGACGACGGCGAGGTCGTCAAGGCGGGCCTGCTGTCCGGCGTCCCCGGCCTGCTCTTCTTCCGCGACTCGGTCAGCGGCGCGGTGAAGGTCAAGCCCCGCAAGGGGACCGGCGTCGAGCTGAACGCCGCCCTGCACGCGAACGACTGA
- the dapE gene encoding succinyl-diaminopimelate desuccinylase: MADTLHLSADPVDLTAALVDVPSVSGDEAELADLVERSLREQAPHLEVVRSGNSVLARTNLGRAERVVFAGHLDTVPINDNMPSRREGDVLHGCGTVDMKGGDAVMLHLAATLTEPRHDLTFVFYDCEEIEASRNGLGRVERDLPEWLRGGLAIVCEPSNGVVEAGCQGTIRVEVRTTGTRAHTARGWMGVNAVHAMGEVLRRLEAHVTRVVEIDGCTYREGLQAVKITGGVAGNVVPDECVLTVNHRFAPDRSPAEAEAHLREVFEGFDLVVTDFAAGALPGLSAPVAKELVAATGGTPVGKLGWTDVARFAALGIPAVNFGPGDPTLAHTQQENVPVGQITNCADVLRRFLA, translated from the coding sequence GTGGCCGACACCCTGCACCTCTCCGCTGATCCCGTTGACCTGACCGCGGCGCTGGTGGACGTGCCCAGCGTGTCGGGGGACGAGGCCGAGCTGGCGGACCTGGTCGAACGCTCGCTGCGGGAGCAGGCGCCGCACCTGGAGGTCGTCCGGTCGGGCAACTCGGTGCTGGCCCGCACGAACCTCGGGCGCGCCGAACGGGTCGTGTTCGCGGGCCACCTGGACACGGTGCCCATCAACGACAACATGCCCAGCCGCCGCGAGGGCGACGTCCTGCACGGCTGCGGGACCGTGGACATGAAGGGCGGCGACGCGGTGATGCTGCACCTCGCCGCGACGCTGACCGAACCCCGGCACGACCTGACGTTCGTGTTCTACGACTGCGAGGAGATCGAGGCGAGCCGCAACGGCCTCGGCCGCGTCGAGCGCGACCTGCCCGAGTGGCTGCGGGGCGGGCTGGCGATCGTGTGCGAGCCGTCCAACGGGGTGGTCGAGGCGGGTTGCCAGGGCACGATCCGGGTCGAGGTGCGGACCACCGGGACGCGCGCGCACACCGCGCGCGGCTGGATGGGCGTCAACGCCGTGCACGCCATGGGCGAGGTGCTGCGCAGGTTGGAGGCGCACGTGACGCGGGTCGTCGAGATCGACGGCTGCACCTACCGCGAGGGCCTCCAGGCCGTGAAGATCACCGGTGGCGTGGCGGGCAACGTGGTGCCGGACGAGTGCGTCCTCACCGTCAACCACCGCTTCGCGCCGGACCGTTCGCCCGCCGAGGCGGAGGCCCACCTGCGCGAGGTGTTCGAGGGCTTCGACCTCGTGGTGACGGACTTCGCCGCGGGCGCACTGCCCGGTCTGTCCGCGCCGGTCGCGAAGGAGCTGGTCGCCGCCACGGGTGGCACGCCGGTCGGGAAGCTCGGCTGGACCGACGTCGCCCGGTTCGCCGCCCTCGGCATCCCCGCGGTCAACTTCGGGCCGGGCGACCCGACCCTGGCGCACACCCAGCAGGAGAACGTCCCCGTCGGGCAGATCACGAACTGCGCCGACGTCCTCCGCAGATTCCTCGCGTGA
- a CDS encoding TIGR00730 family Rossman fold protein, which yields MTDNNSVDENPPERQRGPVTLRRSQRVELTTTDQRLLDSRGPSDWVHTDPWRVLRIQAEFVEGFGALAAVPSAVTVFGSARTPRDHPEYQIGRDLGGALAKAGFAAITGGGPGVMEAVNRGCSEAGGFSVGLGIELPFEQGLNPFVDLGVNFRYFFVRKTMFIKYSQAFICLPGGFGTLDELFEALTLVQTKKVTKFPVVLFGRSYWQGLYDWIQNSVLPGGKVGEKDLALLHLTDDIDDAVRVVQDAHKAWDEAHS from the coding sequence ATGACTGACAACAACTCCGTCGACGAGAACCCGCCGGAACGGCAGCGCGGCCCCGTGACGCTGCGCCGGTCCCAGCGCGTCGAGCTGACCACGACCGATCAGCGGCTGCTCGACTCGCGCGGGCCGTCGGACTGGGTGCACACCGACCCGTGGCGGGTCCTGCGCATCCAGGCCGAGTTCGTCGAGGGCTTCGGCGCGCTCGCCGCGGTGCCCAGCGCCGTGACGGTGTTCGGGTCCGCGCGCACCCCGCGCGACCACCCCGAGTACCAGATCGGCCGCGACCTCGGCGGCGCGCTGGCGAAGGCCGGGTTCGCGGCGATCACCGGCGGCGGCCCCGGTGTGATGGAGGCGGTCAACCGCGGGTGCTCCGAGGCGGGCGGGTTCTCCGTCGGGCTCGGCATCGAGCTGCCGTTCGAGCAGGGCCTCAACCCGTTCGTCGACCTCGGCGTGAACTTCCGGTACTTCTTCGTCCGCAAGACGATGTTCATCAAGTACTCGCAGGCGTTCATCTGCCTGCCCGGCGGTTTCGGCACGCTCGACGAGCTGTTCGAGGCGCTGACCCTGGTGCAGACCAAGAAGGTCACCAAGTTCCCGGTGGTCCTCTTCGGACGGTCCTACTGGCAGGGCCTGTACGACTGGATCCAGAACTCGGTGCTGCCCGGCGGGAAGGTCGGCGAGAAGGACCTGGCGCTGCTGCACCTCACCGACGACATCGACGACGCGGTGCGGGTCGTGCAGGACGCCCACAAGGCGTGGGACGAGGCGCACTCGTGA
- a CDS encoding TIGR00730 family Rossman fold protein, which translates to MTTRVTVYCGSRKDVPAGYLELAAEVGTAIAARGWSLTWGGSSVSMMGEVARAAREGGARTLGVIPRGLVGTELADDHADELVVVDTMRERKALMEAHGDAFLALPGGIGTCEELFEMWTSRVLSMHTKPVVVLDVDDHYRGLFDWVRELGGRGFVSRHALDSLTITGDVATALDACAS; encoded by the coding sequence GTGACGACCAGGGTCACCGTCTACTGCGGATCGCGGAAGGACGTCCCGGCGGGCTACCTGGAACTGGCGGCCGAGGTCGGCACGGCCATCGCCGCGCGCGGCTGGTCGCTGACCTGGGGCGGCAGCAGCGTGTCGATGATGGGCGAGGTGGCCCGCGCCGCCCGCGAGGGCGGGGCCAGGACCCTGGGGGTCATCCCGCGGGGGCTCGTCGGCACCGAACTCGCCGACGACCACGCGGACGAGCTGGTCGTGGTCGACACCATGCGCGAGCGCAAGGCGCTCATGGAGGCGCACGGGGACGCGTTCCTCGCACTGCCGGGCGGTATCGGCACGTGCGAGGAGCTTTTCGAGATGTGGACTTCACGGGTGTTGTCCATGCACACCAAACCGGTCGTGGTGCTGGACGTCGACGACCACTACCGGGGGCTGTTCGACTGGGTCCGCGAACTGGGCGGTCGCGGTTTCGTCTCGCGGCACGCGCTGGACTCGCTGACCATCACCGGAGACGTGGCGACGGCGTTGGACGCCTGCGCGAGCTGA
- a CDS encoding D-2-hydroxyacid dehydrogenase family protein, translating into MGLRCAVLDDYQGVALDMADWSVLADRVDVTVHREHFESRDRLVEALRHHEVVVVMRERTPFDADLIARLPSLRLLVTSGMRNASIDLAAAADAGVVVCGTGSTSGPPVELTWALILGLARHLVAENASLRSDGPWQSTVGVGLAGKTLGLLGFGKIGVQVGRVGRAFGMDVVAWSANLGAERTEPEGVRLAASLEDLLAASDVLSVHLVLGDRTRGLVDAGALKSLRPGALLVNTSRAAIVDQDALVDALREGRLAGAGLDVFEQEPLPRGHVLRRLPNVLATPHVGYVTDGNYAVYFREAVEDILAFLDGAPIRTLR; encoded by the coding sequence ATGGGACTTCGCTGCGCGGTGCTGGACGACTACCAGGGTGTGGCGCTGGACATGGCGGACTGGTCGGTCCTGGCCGACCGGGTGGACGTGACCGTCCACCGCGAGCACTTCGAGTCCCGCGACCGGCTCGTGGAAGCGCTGCGGCACCACGAGGTCGTTGTGGTCATGCGGGAGCGCACCCCGTTCGACGCCGATCTGATCGCCCGCCTGCCCTCGTTGCGGCTGCTGGTGACCAGCGGGATGCGCAACGCCTCGATCGACCTGGCGGCCGCCGCCGACGCCGGTGTCGTCGTGTGCGGGACGGGCAGCACGTCCGGTCCGCCGGTCGAGCTGACCTGGGCGCTGATCCTCGGACTCGCCCGGCACCTGGTGGCGGAGAACGCCTCCCTGCGCTCGGACGGCCCGTGGCAGAGCACCGTGGGCGTCGGGCTCGCGGGGAAGACGTTGGGGCTGCTGGGTTTCGGCAAGATCGGCGTCCAGGTCGGGCGGGTCGGGCGGGCGTTCGGGATGGACGTCGTGGCGTGGAGCGCGAACCTGGGCGCGGAGCGGACCGAACCCGAGGGCGTGCGGCTGGCCGCGTCGCTGGAGGACCTGCTCGCGGCGAGCGACGTGCTGTCGGTCCACCTGGTGCTGGGCGACCGGACCAGGGGACTGGTCGACGCCGGGGCGCTGAAGTCGTTGCGGCCCGGCGCTTTGCTCGTCAACACGTCGCGGGCCGCGATCGTGGACCAGGACGCGCTGGTCGACGCGCTGCGGGAAGGACGTCTCGCGGGCGCGGGGCTCGACGTGTTCGAGCAGGAACCGCTGCCGCGCGGGCACGTGCTGCGACGGCTGCCGAACGTCCTGGCGACCCCGCACGTGGGGTACGTGACCGACGGGAACTACGCGGTCTACTTCCGCGAGGCGGTGGAGGACATCCTGGCGTTCCTCGACGGCGCCCCGATCCGCACGCTGCGCTAA
- a CDS encoding TetR/AcrR family transcriptional regulator, translating into MTQHEPLRADARQNRDRILEVARDALLESADASLNSIAKKAGVGPGTLYRHFPNREALVLAVYRHDVQQLLDYAPALLETRPPLDALRLWFERLAHYVRIKHGLADVLHAATSEDLVGRSYGPIMGAVALLLRAGEEDGTIRTGLVPDDVVLLMGFLWRIDPGPDQSARASRMLDLAMAGLRAG; encoded by the coding sequence ATGACCCAGCACGAGCCCCTGCGGGCCGACGCGCGGCAGAACCGGGACCGCATCCTGGAGGTCGCGCGCGACGCGCTGCTCGAGTCCGCCGACGCCTCGCTGAACTCCATCGCGAAGAAGGCGGGCGTCGGGCCGGGGACGCTGTACCGGCACTTCCCGAATCGCGAGGCGCTGGTGCTCGCGGTCTACCGGCACGACGTCCAGCAGCTCCTGGACTACGCGCCCGCCCTGCTGGAGACCCGTCCGCCGTTGGACGCGCTGCGCCTCTGGTTCGAACGGCTCGCCCACTACGTGCGGATCAAGCACGGTCTCGCGGACGTGCTGCACGCCGCCACCAGCGAGGACCTGGTCGGCCGGAGCTACGGGCCGATCATGGGGGCGGTCGCGCTCCTGCTGCGCGCGGGCGAGGAGGACGGCACGATCCGGACCGGTTTGGTGCCCGACGACGTGGTGCTGCTGATGGGTTTCCTGTGGCGGATCGACCCCGGCCCCGACCAGTCGGCACGGGCGTCGCGGATGCTCGACCTGGCGATGGCGGGGCTGCGGGCGGGTTAG